Genomic segment of Bacteroidota bacterium:
TTGACAGAACATTTAAAAATACAAATATGTTGATCTGGCATAAGGAATTATGGCTGATAGATCACGGCGCATGTTTGTATTTTCATCATAATATTTCCAATTGGGAAAAACAGGCTTTGAGTCCTTTTAGTTTGATAAAGGACCATGTTTTATTATCAAGAGCATTTATGCTGGAGCAAATTAATGCGGATTTCAAATTAATTTTGACGGAAGAAAAATTGCGGTATATCACGATGTTGATTCCCGATGAATGGTTGTTTTGGGAAGGAACAGAAGAAACGCCCGACGATTTGCGTAACATGTATTTTCATTTTTTAATTTCGCGATTAAATAATTCTGATATCTTTATAAACGAAGCCATACATGCCAGAGAAATATCTATATGAGTATGCGATAATTCGTGTTTTGCCTGTTGTGGAACGGGAAGAATTTCTCAATGTGGGTATTATATTGTTTTCCAAAAAGGCAAATTATATTAAGGTACTTTATACAATCAATGAAAATAAATTAAAAGTTTTTTCCGGGGATGTTGATGTACAGCAAATCAAAATGAATCTGGAATCCCTTGTAAAAATTGCCAATGGTGAAAAAAATTCGGGTCCGATTGCTGAATTGGATGTCCCTTCTCGTTTTCGATGGTTAACTGCTGTTCGGAGTTCTGCGATACAGGTTTCCCGACCGCATCCCGGCATGTGCTACAATTTGGATGCAACTGCAGAGAGGTTGTTTCAAGAGTTGGTGTTATGATGATACATTCTGCAACTTTATTCATTTTGTGTAATTTTGATATTAAGGAATTTTTAAAATAATTTTTTAATGCAAAATAAATTCTCCAGAAAAAATTTTATCACACTAACTACACTTGCCGGAGCCGGATTAATTTTAGATGCATGTGGTGCAGGAGGGGGAAAGGAGAGAGGAGAAAGCAGTGAGGAGTATGCAGATTCTTTGAATCTGCCTGAAGAGGAAAACGAGTTTACATATTCCGTAAAATTAATTCGAAAAGAGGATATGGAATATGAAGAATTGCGTAAAGGATTTAATAAACGCATTAATAAATTTCCATTAATAATTGCGCTTTGTACATCAACACAAGATGTTTCAGAAGCCATTAAATATGCTAAAATAAATAAACTGGCAGTTACAATTAAAAGTGGCGGACATAGTATGGAGGGATTTTCATCTAATGATGGAGGGCTTGTTATTAATTTGTCGAAAATGAATTCCGTGGAATTTTTAGAAAACAATAATATAAAAGTTGGTCCCGGTTGCACTTTGTTTAATTTATATGATCAAATACTTCCTAAAAAAAGATTATTACCTGCAGGCTCTTGTGGAACCGTTGGCATCGGCGGTTTAACTATGGGAGGTGGATATGGTTTATTTTCCAGAAAATTTGGTTTGACTTGCGATCATTTGCTGGAAGCAACTTTTGTTGATGGTAACGGAAAAATACATTCTACAAAAGATGACCCTGAATTATTATGGGCGCTGCGTGGCGGTGGTGCAGGAAATTTTGGAGTAGTAACAGAAATGGTATTTCGCACACAGGAAGCTCCTTCTGTAATGAGGTCACATCATTTTAAAGCAAGAAAACTGGATGCACTAC
This window contains:
- a CDS encoding DUF3037 domain-containing protein, which codes for MPEKYLYEYAIIRVLPVVEREEFLNVGIILFSKKANYIKVLYTINENKLKVFSGDVDVQQIKMNLESLVKIANGEKNSGPIAELDVPSRFRWLTAVRSSAIQVSRPHPGMCYNLDATAERLFQELVL
- a CDS encoding FAD-binding protein — its product is MQNKFSRKNFITLTTLAGAGLILDACGAGGGKERGESSEEYADSLNLPEEENEFTYSVKLIRKEDMEYEELRKGFNKRINKFPLIIALCTSTQDVSEAIKYAKINKLAVTIKSGGHSMEGFSSNDGGLVINLSKMNSVEFLENNNIKVGPGCTLFNLYDQILPKKRLLPAGSCGTVGIGGLTMGGGYGLFSRKFGLTCDHLLEATFVDGNGKIHSTKDDPELLWALRGGGAGNFGVVTEMVFRTQEAPSVMRSHHFKARKLDALRAKNILEKWFEFTAKLSDTCFSAFVLNGSTLNILVTNFGEHNSTLETNLKELAQHTDEFRSVAPIELSKKLKNYYGSLAPVNFKNSSAGLYKSYKDISGFIADVFEKIIHNPGMIYQLNTLAGKINDAEFEKVSCYPHRAYNYISELQAYWEDVSREEKLKTVSVEILDIFKSNGITSQYINYCSTEFANWENSYYGNNYPRLQEVKKKYDASDVVRYAQSVRVG